The following proteins are encoded in a genomic region of Natrinema sp. DC36:
- a CDS encoding helix-turn-helix domain-containing protein: MVLIVEFEIETPILRRASEAVSRIDVEEIFYSSAGETKFIFWTDGEDLEGVDDALDDDETVSEFTLLEATGDRRLYSGTLSELGEKHLTYPTAAEYDIAYLDITVTRDTRIRARVPTREALFAYRDACRERDIPFRIERIFSESTQSGDRYEITDRQREALLIALEEGYFDVPRETTLSAVAAKLDISDQALSARLRRGQANLLRNTLRERTPS, from the coding sequence ATGGTCCTCATCGTCGAGTTCGAGATCGAGACGCCGATCCTCCGACGAGCGTCCGAAGCCGTCTCGAGAATCGACGTCGAGGAAATTTTTTACTCGTCGGCTGGCGAGACGAAATTCATCTTCTGGACCGACGGCGAGGACCTCGAGGGCGTCGACGATGCGCTGGACGACGACGAGACCGTCTCCGAGTTCACCCTCCTCGAGGCGACGGGCGACCGCCGTCTCTACAGCGGTACGCTGTCGGAACTGGGCGAGAAACACCTGACCTATCCGACGGCTGCCGAGTACGATATCGCGTATCTGGATATCACCGTCACGAGGGACACGAGAATCCGCGCTCGCGTCCCGACGCGCGAGGCGCTGTTCGCCTACCGCGACGCCTGTCGCGAACGGGACATTCCGTTCCGAATCGAACGGATCTTCAGCGAATCGACGCAGTCCGGCGATCGGTACGAGATCACGGACAGACAGCGAGAAGCGCTTCTCATCGCGCTCGAAGAGGGCTACTTCGACGTGCCGCGGGAGACGACGCTCTCGGCGGTCGCCGCGAAACTGGACATCTCGGATCAGGCCCTCTCCGCTCGCCTCCGGCGGGGGCAGGCCAATCTGCTCCGAAACACGCTCCGCGAGCGCACCCCCTCTTAA
- the asd gene encoding aspartate-semialdehyde dehydrogenase — translation MAVRVGVLGATGAVGQRLIQLLDPHPEFEIAALTASDASAGKTYRQAAKWRVDSPIPADVADSTVTATDPDEVPDDIDLLFSSLPSSVGAAVEPGFCDAGYVVSSNSSNGRMDDDIPLVIPEVNPEHIDLLEVQRDERGWDGAMVKNPNCSTITFVPTLAALTDFGLEKVHVSTLQAVSGAGYDGVSSMEIIDNAIPYIGSEEDKLETESRKLLGDFDGASLSHNDMAVSASCNRIPTIDGHLENVWVETEDELTPEAAAEAMREYPSLDLRSSPDPLIHVFEEPDRPQPRMDRTLGGGMAIAAGGLQESPFGLQYNCLAHNTIRGAAGASVLNGELLLENGYI, via the coding sequence ATGGCAGTACGAGTAGGCGTACTCGGTGCGACCGGCGCCGTCGGACAGCGACTCATTCAGCTTCTCGATCCCCACCCGGAGTTCGAGATCGCAGCGCTGACCGCGAGCGACGCGAGCGCCGGCAAGACGTATCGACAGGCCGCGAAGTGGCGCGTCGACAGCCCCATCCCGGCGGACGTCGCCGATTCGACCGTCACGGCGACCGACCCCGACGAGGTTCCCGACGATATCGACCTCCTGTTCTCGTCGCTCCCCTCGAGCGTCGGCGCAGCGGTCGAGCCCGGATTCTGTGACGCGGGCTACGTCGTCTCCTCGAACTCCTCGAACGGCCGGATGGACGACGACATCCCCCTCGTAATCCCGGAGGTCAACCCCGAACACATCGACCTGCTCGAGGTCCAGCGCGACGAGCGCGGCTGGGACGGTGCGATGGTCAAGAACCCGAACTGCTCGACGATCACCTTCGTCCCCACGCTCGCGGCCCTGACCGACTTCGGTCTCGAGAAGGTCCACGTCTCGACGCTGCAGGCCGTTTCCGGCGCGGGCTACGACGGCGTCTCCTCGATGGAGATCATCGACAACGCCATCCCCTACATCGGCAGCGAGGAGGACAAACTCGAGACCGAATCCCGAAAGCTGCTCGGCGACTTCGACGGCGCGTCGCTCAGCCACAACGACATGGCTGTCTCGGCGTCGTGTAATCGCATCCCGACGATCGACGGCCACCTCGAGAACGTCTGGGTCGAAACCGAAGACGAACTCACCCCCGAGGCGGCCGCCGAGGCCATGCGGGAGTACCCCTCGCTCGACCTGCGCTCCTCGCCCGACCCGCTCATCCACGTCTTCGAGGAGCCGGATCGACCGCAGCCGCGGATGGACCGCACGCTCGGCGGCGGGATGGCCATCGCCGCGGGCGGCCTGCAGGAGTCGCCGTTCGGACTCCAGTACAACTGTCTCGCACACAATACGATCCGCGGTGCCGCCGGCGCGAGCGTCCTCAACGGCGAACTGTTGCTCGAGAACGGCTACATCTAG
- a CDS encoding 30S ribosomal protein S17e, translating to MAIKPAYVKKTGTLLLERYPEAFTTDFEQNKESVTKLTNVESKGVRNRIAGYVTRKKGAEVPA from the coding sequence ATGGCAATCAAACCGGCCTACGTCAAGAAGACCGGGACCCTCCTCCTGGAGCGGTATCCGGAGGCGTTCACGACCGATTTCGAGCAGAACAAAGAGAGCGTCACGAAGCTCACCAACGTCGAGTCGAAAGGCGTCCGCAACCGCATCGCGGGCTACGTGACTCGAAAGAAAGGCGCAGAAGTCCCCGCGTAA
- a CDS encoding DUF447 domain-containing protein — protein sequence MTDDRTTRGSRGIDDDRTTGTAESDRDESTPAEWPVALSGVTESVVTTLGPNGLWNAAALGLRAGDPVTARTWGNTRTRRNFHRRGEARVQFVDDPVDFADAALSIVELEEPILESASACVRVSVERIESGTDGGTDWEAWTLTPLESRTVSERVPTIDRGFGAVVEATVAASRLSVPDYDEAELRDRLAYCASVVDRAGGPREREALERVREHSSWEPRSEE from the coding sequence ATGACCGACGATCGGACGACGCGTGGGAGCCGAGGGATAGACGACGATCGAACCACTGGGACGGCCGAAAGCGACCGCGACGAATCCACACCGGCGGAGTGGCCCGTCGCCCTCTCGGGCGTCACCGAGTCGGTCGTGACCACGCTGGGACCCAACGGTCTGTGGAACGCCGCCGCGCTCGGCCTTCGCGCCGGCGATCCCGTCACCGCACGGACCTGGGGAAATACTCGCACTCGCCGGAACTTCCACCGACGGGGCGAGGCCCGCGTGCAGTTCGTCGACGACCCCGTCGACTTCGCCGACGCCGCCCTCTCGATCGTCGAACTCGAGGAGCCGATCCTCGAGTCCGCGAGTGCGTGTGTACGCGTGAGCGTCGAACGCATCGAGTCCGGAACCGACGGCGGCACCGACTGGGAGGCGTGGACGCTCACCCCGCTCGAGTCGCGAACCGTGAGCGAACGGGTCCCGACGATCGACCGCGGCTTCGGAGCCGTCGTCGAGGCGACCGTCGCCGCCTCGCGGCTCTCGGTCCCCGACTACGACGAAGCCGAACTCCGCGATCGGCTCGCGTACTGCGCCTCCGTCGTCGATCGGGCTGGGGGACCGCGCGAGCGCGAGGCGCTCGAGCGAGTGCGGGAGCACTCGAGCTGGGAGCCTCGAAGCGAGGAGTGA
- a CDS encoding triphosphoribosyl-dephospho-CoA synthase, giving the protein MRSPAQNAELALLLEVAGTPKPGNVDRHRDLAELRFEHFLAGAVGAREGLELAADGAAVGPAFERAVEEMAAQEGGNTQFGALLLLVPLVRAARDDLSQPVAEAVVRETTVGDAASFYRAFDHVDVGVGEPPENMTALDVRRGSDAVPALEERGLTLFDVMERSVPGDDVAREWVRGFDRSFGAAERLAEADGTVSERTAAVFLSLLAERPDTLVATRHDEATAREVTDRAAELVADDALQTDRDTVEAFADDLVERGINPGTTADVTAAGLFVALEHGAIEL; this is encoded by the coding sequence ATGCGATCGCCGGCACAGAACGCGGAACTGGCACTGCTCCTCGAGGTGGCGGGGACGCCTAAACCGGGCAACGTCGACCGCCACCGCGACCTCGCGGAGCTGCGGTTCGAACACTTCCTCGCCGGAGCGGTGGGGGCTCGCGAGGGACTCGAGCTGGCGGCCGACGGCGCGGCGGTCGGGCCGGCGTTCGAGCGGGCCGTCGAGGAGATGGCCGCCCAGGAGGGCGGAAACACCCAGTTCGGGGCGCTACTGTTACTCGTCCCGCTCGTGCGGGCCGCCCGCGACGACCTCTCCCAGCCCGTCGCCGAGGCCGTCGTTCGGGAGACGACCGTCGGCGACGCGGCGTCGTTCTACCGCGCGTTCGATCACGTCGACGTGGGCGTCGGCGAGCCGCCCGAGAACATGACGGCCCTCGACGTGCGCCGGGGTTCGGACGCGGTTCCGGCCCTCGAGGAACGCGGACTGACGCTGTTCGACGTCATGGAGCGAAGCGTCCCGGGGGACGACGTCGCTCGCGAGTGGGTCCGGGGATTCGACCGGTCGTTCGGGGCCGCCGAACGACTCGCCGAGGCGGACGGCACGGTCTCGGAGCGGACCGCGGCGGTCTTCCTCTCGCTGCTCGCCGAGCGGCCCGACACTCTCGTCGCGACGCGCCACGACGAGGCGACCGCCCGAGAGGTGACCGACCGCGCCGCGGAGCTGGTCGCGGACGACGCCCTCCAGACGGATCGCGACACCGTCGAGGCCTTCGCCGACGACCTCGTCGAGCGCGGGATCAACCCGGGGACGACGGCGGACGTCACCGCGGCCGGGTTGTTCGTCGCGCTCGAGCACGGGGCGATCGAGCTATGA
- a CDS encoding cupin domain-containing protein: MGYDTAAKTDPDSVIDEEWGGMWFLKEDLATDELGLSVLELEPGGKGMEHAEAESGQEEVYYVVEGTIDIELSDADETVTLETDEAIRLDPEETRQIHNRGDERAKLVLVGAPL; this comes from the coding sequence ATGGGCTACGATACCGCAGCCAAGACCGATCCGGACTCAGTTATCGACGAGGAGTGGGGCGGCATGTGGTTCCTCAAGGAAGACCTCGCGACCGACGAACTCGGACTCTCCGTACTCGAACTCGAGCCCGGTGGCAAGGGCATGGAACACGCCGAGGCCGAGTCCGGGCAGGAGGAGGTGTACTACGTGGTCGAGGGAACAATCGATATCGAGCTTTCAGACGCAGACGAGACGGTGACGCTCGAGACGGACGAGGCGATTCGATTGGATCCCGAGGAGACCCGACAGATCCACAACCGCGGCGACGAGCGCGCGAAGCTCGTGCTGGTTGGCGCGCCGCTGTGA
- a CDS encoding helix-turn-helix domain-containing protein, with translation MPRTGASAAPRDDTRFFSVAEALAEESRRDIVADIVAHPQSLPSMKELEFTTGLHRTTVRDHLNTLIDAGVVEVVAFPRGQRTNDQPSKFYGLTESARELFDRNDVFVEEHWQELYSRVEKPDEVDAAENAPRPDR, from the coding sequence ATGCCACGGACTGGTGCTTCGGCTGCCCCTCGCGACGATACACGGTTCTTTAGCGTCGCTGAAGCGCTGGCAGAAGAATCACGCCGAGACATCGTTGCGGACATCGTCGCCCACCCGCAGTCCCTCCCCTCGATGAAGGAGTTGGAGTTCACGACCGGGCTACACCGAACGACGGTTCGCGACCATCTGAATACCCTCATCGACGCAGGGGTCGTCGAAGTCGTCGCGTTCCCCCGCGGGCAGCGGACGAACGACCAACCAAGCAAGTTCTACGGTCTTACGGAGAGCGCTCGTGAACTCTTTGACCGGAACGACGTCTTCGTCGAGGAACACTGGCAAGAACTCTACTCGCGCGTAGAGAAACCGGACGAGGTCGACGCCGCGGAAAACGCCCCTCGTCCCGATCGGTAA
- a CDS encoding RsmB/NOP family class I SAM-dependent RNA methyltransferase, producing MEPLERYRPIIDDFDAFLAACERPLGNAVRVNTIKASVERTLAALAEEGVAFEQADWNPRVLDLETDSPGSTWTSFHGFTHGQEEVSAVPPVVLDPDPGERVWDCCAAPGGKATQIAALMDDRGTVVANDNNLGRISALRFNAERLGATSLAVTNADARNYSLERFDFDEFDRTLVDAPCSCEGTIRKNPDALDNWSEGHISSVAGIQKGILRRAIQATREDGTVVYSTCTFAPEENEAVVQHALETESCRVVDFDLGLEHSPGLTEWDGEAFDSSLENAARIYPHQNDTGGFFVAKLEVTAE from the coding sequence ATGGAGCCACTCGAGCGGTATCGACCGATCATCGACGACTTCGACGCCTTTCTCGCGGCCTGCGAGCGGCCCCTCGGCAACGCCGTCCGCGTCAATACGATCAAAGCCTCCGTCGAGCGGACGCTCGCGGCCCTCGCGGAGGAGGGCGTAGCCTTCGAGCAGGCCGACTGGAACCCGCGGGTTCTGGACCTCGAGACCGACTCGCCGGGTTCGACGTGGACCTCCTTTCACGGCTTTACCCACGGGCAGGAGGAGGTCTCGGCGGTGCCGCCGGTCGTCCTCGATCCCGATCCAGGGGAGCGAGTCTGGGACTGCTGTGCCGCTCCCGGCGGGAAGGCGACCCAGATCGCGGCGCTGATGGACGACCGCGGAACGGTCGTCGCGAACGACAACAACCTCGGGCGCATCTCCGCGCTGCGATTCAACGCCGAACGGCTCGGCGCGACCAGCCTCGCGGTGACCAACGCCGACGCGCGCAACTACTCGCTCGAGCGCTTCGACTTCGACGAGTTCGACCGTACGCTCGTCGACGCGCCCTGTTCCTGCGAGGGGACGATCCGGAAGAACCCCGACGCGCTCGATAACTGGTCCGAGGGGCACATCTCCTCCGTCGCGGGTATCCAGAAGGGGATCCTCCGGCGTGCGATCCAGGCCACCCGTGAGGACGGGACCGTCGTCTACTCGACGTGTACCTTCGCGCCCGAGGAGAACGAAGCCGTCGTCCAGCACGCGCTCGAGACCGAATCCTGCCGCGTCGTCGACTTCGACCTCGGCCTCGAGCACTCGCCGGGATTGACCGAGTGGGACGGCGAGGCGTTCGACTCGAGTCTCGAAAACGCGGCCCGGATCTATCCACACCAGAACGACACGGGCGGCTTCTTCGTCGCGAAACTGGAGGTGACCGCCGAATGA